In one window of Acidimicrobiales bacterium DNA:
- a CDS encoding nuclear transport factor 2 family protein: protein MDAATEVRLANRAFYDAFETCDLDAMSDVWERSERALCTHPGWATLKGWGAVAGSFFALFQSRQTLQFILTEERVFVQDGVAWVAVDENLLGDQGGSTVAAVNVFVREIGSGRWRMVCHHGSVVSSVSDGEEPE, encoded by the coding sequence GTGGACGCCGCGACCGAGGTGCGCCTCGCCAACCGGGCCTTCTACGACGCCTTCGAGACCTGCGACCTCGACGCCATGTCCGACGTCTGGGAGAGGTCGGAGCGGGCACTGTGCACCCATCCCGGCTGGGCGACGCTCAAGGGGTGGGGGGCGGTGGCGGGCTCGTTCTTCGCCCTCTTCCAGAGCAGGCAGACGCTCCAGTTCATCCTGACCGAGGAGCGGGTGTTCGTACAGGACGGCGTGGCCTGGGTGGCGGTCGACGAGAACCTGCTGGGCGACCAGGGCGGCTCGACGGTGGCGGCCGTCAACGTCTTCGTCCGCGAGATCGGGTCCGGCCGCTGGCGGATGGTGTGCCACCACGGCTCCGTGGTGAGCTCGGTCTCAGACGGCGAGGAGCCGGAGTAG
- a CDS encoding adenylate/guanylate cyclase domain-containing protein, translating to MSWGASESGVGRAPAGRPVLTVVFTDIVGSTALIERLGDDRWVEVLSAHDDAVRSALRTHGGEEVKTTGDGFLAVFGDAAGAVRAGVLARRLVAALRVPEVPEGLAIRVGAHSGPVVRRDGDVLGRTVHVARRVAAAAAAGEVLVSSSVRLATGADEGLPTGSPRTLRFAGVSEPQVVFSVVPAGDGDGGATVHVLDRTRRRATDAPGRTR from the coding sequence GTGAGCTGGGGGGCCTCCGAATCGGGTGTGGGCAGGGCGCCCGCCGGGCGCCCCGTCCTCACCGTGGTGTTCACGGACATCGTCGGGTCGACCGCCCTCATCGAGCGGCTCGGCGACGACCGCTGGGTCGAGGTCCTCTCCGCCCACGACGATGCGGTCCGCAGCGCCCTGCGCACCCACGGCGGCGAGGAGGTCAAGACGACGGGCGACGGGTTCCTGGCCGTGTTCGGGGACGCGGCGGGCGCCGTCCGGGCAGGAGTGCTGGCCCGCCGGCTGGTGGCGGCCCTGCGGGTGCCCGAGGTCCCCGAGGGCCTGGCCATCCGCGTCGGCGCCCACTCGGGCCCGGTCGTCCGCCGGGACGGCGACGTGCTCGGTCGTACCGTCCACGTGGCCCGGCGGGTGGCGGCGGCCGCCGCCGCCGGCGAGGTCCTGGTGTCGTCGTCGGTGCGGCTGGCCACGGGAGCCGACGAAGGCCTGCCCACCGGCTCTCCCCGCACGCTGCGCTTCGCCGGCGTCTCCGAGCCCCAGGTCGTCTTCTCCGTCGTCCCGGCGGGCGACGGCGACGGTGGCGCCACGGTCCACGTGCTCGACCGCACGCGGCGCCGGGCCACGGACGCCCCGGGCCGCACGCGCTAG